From Neodiprion virginianus isolate iyNeoVirg1 unplaced genomic scaffold, iyNeoVirg1.1 ptg000023l, whole genome shotgun sequence:
aatataaagaaggtgattttggagaataacgggcagagcggtagcaaaaataattcagcaagtcaaggagatagatcgataccaatagagaaggaacaccaattttcaaccaacgaatggaagcttagattgatgaaaaaaagaaaagcaagcatagaaggaattgaagtggatAGCAAGAGACAACGAGATAAAACGACAGACGAAAACGTGTGTCGACGACTTATAAGCAAGAATAACGTGTCGGAAATTCATGTTTGTGATGAAATATTAAGTGACAGTGATACGTTGAAATCGATGGAGAAGGAACTGTGTGTATTCAGCCAAACAATAGAAGATAACAGAGACAGGTTGGAATTAGACAGAAACAGAGAACGAGTGGAAGCAATGAACAGTGAATCAATCATTGCTGAGCATCGTTACAACGGGGATATTGAAAAAGGCACTTTTAAAACTGTAGAACAACTACACATGGGTGAAATGAACGTAAAATGTAAACATTGCAATGCAGAAAGGTTCAAATATGAAACAGGAAGGGTGGCAAATAATTGCTGTCATGGAGGAAAAATAACATTACCACCATTAACGGAATATCCTGATGTACTTCAACGTCTGCGAGAAGGGAATGACGAAGTATCAAGACACTTCAGACAACATATACGATCATATAATGACGCGTTTGCGTTTGCATCATTTAATTGTACCGTGGCAGATATGGGGAATTCAGGACCAtatgtgatgaaaataatcggGGATGTGAGTTACAAAATGTCTACAAGTTTAGAGACCGCAAACAATAACCGACCGAGATATGGACAAATTTACATCTACGACGTACAAACTCAGCTAGCGCTGAGAGAAAATGATGCAAGAAGAGCAAATCTGTTAGAAATTATTGGTAGACTGATAATAGATATCAATCCTTATGCagcaaattttaaaacaacgtACGAGCGATTTGTTAAGGGAGAAAGCCTGGTGAGATTAAACTTTATAGCACTCAAGGAAGACGATAGACGGCGGTACAATGCGCCAACTTGTGGTGAGCTAGCAGCTCTGATCGTTTCCAATGACGGGGCAGTATCTGAAAATATAGAAGTACAAGTATTTCCAAAACAAGACCGTGCAGTTGGATATGTGCCGAGATATTCGCATCACATTGATCCAATGACTTTTCCATTACTATTTCCGAGCGGTGATTTAGGATGGAGCTATAATATGAAACACGTAGGAACAAACAAGAAAATCTCTCCTGTTCAATATTATGGACATCGATTGGCCTTACGTCGAGGCGAAGCACAGAATCAGTTGTTGCGGAGCGGACGATTGACACAACACTATGTGATTCACGCATATCTCACAATTGAATCGCAgcgtttattgtttttaagaAATAATCAGAAGCAATTGCGTGTAGAATGTTACAAAGGAATGACTGATCACATATCAAATAGTGAAGCGAATACGTCGGATCGAACAAGACTTGGGATCCAAATGATTTTACCATCATCATTTTCCGGCAGCATGCGACATATGCAACAGCAGTACCAAGATGCAATGGCAATAACAAGGAAAGTTGGACGACcggatttatttattacaatgaCATGTAATCCTAAGTGGCCGGAAATATGTACGGTATTGAAAGATTTTCCTACAGGTACCACTGTAAATGACATTCCAACAATAGCTTGTCGAATATTCAACATGCGGCTACAACAGGCACTAAAGGAAATCGAAAGCGGTTCAGTATTTGGAAAGATTGAAGGATACGTATACACagttgaatttcagaaaagaGGCTTACCGCATGCTCACATACTATTTATCTTAAATAACAATGACAAACTTTTGACTCCAGAAGCAATTGACAGTTTTATATCTGCAGAAATACCAGACAAACGAATACATCAACAACTATATCAATTTGTCACATCACACATGCTACACGGCCCTCACACATCCAAAATACCATGCTGGAATTCGGTAACGAAGTCATGCTCaaagaaatttccgaaagaCTTAGTGGAAAATACTGATATAAGCGGTGGCGGTTTTCCAAAGTATCGCAGACGAAAAAATACAGACATAAATTATTACCGCAACCGCGTGGAAGGAAGAAATATCCAAGTAGACAACAGCATGGTTGTGCCTCACAATCCATACCTACTTGCAAAGTACGACTGCCACATGAACGTAGAATATTGTGCGTCAATAATGGCTATTAAATATGTCTTCAAGTACATCCACAAGGGACATGATCGTGCAAGAGTACAGATAACTGATTCAAACAGCGAGAGTGATGGTCAGCCAATAATCAATGAAATACAGGATTATGTAGATTCGCGTTACGTAGGACCGATGGAAGCAGCTTGGCGTATACTAGAACTGCCAATGCATGGACGAAGTCATGCCGTCACACGCTTACCTGTACACCTACCGGGGCAGCAATACGCAACGTTTGAGGAAGGTAGAGAAGTCGAAGCCgctacaaatgaaaaaaagtggaGAACCCATCTTATTGCATAGTTTGAATTGAACAGCATAGATGAAATGGCAAGAAATATAACTTACGCGAACACGCCAGATTACTATTCGTTTCAAGAAGCAAcaaaaacgtggaaaaaaagaaaatatgcatGTCAAGTAGTTAGTAGAATGACAAATGTTTCACCAAGGGATTCCGAAAGATTTCACCTCAAACTAATCCTTGGACATGCGACAAATGCAAGGAGTTTTATAGATTTACGCACTGTAAACGGGAAGGAATGGAATACATTTAGAGAGGCTGCAGTGGATATGGGTTTAACTGCGACAAATGACGAAGCTTTCAAAATATTCGACGAAGCTGTTTCAATACTTATGCCGAAACGGTTACGTCATTTTTTTGTGTGGTATTTAATCGGTGAAATGCCATCGAACGCGATAGATTTATGGAATACTTACAAGAAAGCACTATCTGAAGACTTCGTGGATCAGCATGAAAATAGAGCACTATGTGCAATTGAGCATCTTCTCAGAGCTGAGGCAAGATCATGTGCAGATTCTTACTTACCAATACCGgagataattttcgaaaatgaagcGGACGAAATAACAGTGGAAAATATAGAAACCTTTGCAAAGAAAGGCAATGAACTGGTGAAGCAATTAAACAACGATCAGAAAATGATTTATAcacaaatttttgataatattaTGGATAACAAAAGTACTGATAGAAAGCAAGAAAAATGCTTTTACATCGATGGATCAGGAGGAAcaggaaaaacatttttatacaacgcATTGTACTACAtgttgaaatctgaaaaaaaaaatgttgcatgTGTTGCTTGGACAGGTATAGCAGCCATCTTACTACCATATGGCACAACCGCGCACAAAACATTTGGATTACCATTGACACTGCAAAAGGAAGgaacaattttcacaaatgcaacgatgaagaaaaaaatacaaagtatAGATGTATTTATATGGGATGAATGTTCGATGATACCGAAAATTGCTTTAGAATTGATCGACAGAACGTTAAAAGATATAATGGAAGACGCATCACCGTTTGGTGGGAAGACTATAATACTAGGTGGAGACTTCAGACAAGTTTTACCCATTGTGAAACGAGGAGGTAAACAACCAATAATAGAGGAAACAATTAAATACTCTACACTTTGgagtatatttgaaaaattaagcttgaaaaaaaatatgcgagCAAAGGAGGATGCCGCAAAGTTTTCAGAGTGGTTACTTAATATAGGTAATGGAGAAGTGGAGTTGTTTGTACCAGAGAAAGAAATACAAAGCAACAATTTAGTAGACGATTTATATCCAAGAAATTTGCCACTTGATGAATTAACAAACAGAGCCATCTTAGCTCCATTGAATGTCGAAGTTAATCAGTTAAATACAGAGATACTACGCAGAATGGATGGCAATATATTCGAATCAAAAAGCATAGATTACGCAACATTACAAGGAATTGATACTGCAGATGCAGCACTTGACGAAGAAGCTACTCTGCGATATCCGATAGAGTATTTGAATGGATTAACGCCATCAGGTTTACCACCACACAATCTACAGCTGAAAGTCGGAGCAATTGTGATGTCATTGCGAAATTTATCAATATCAGATGGTTTATGCAATGGAACACGGTTAGTtgtaagagaaattcactctAGAATTTAGATTGGTGAACTTCTAATCGGAGAGCGAAAAGGGCAAATAGTAGAAATACCAAGAATTAAATTAGATACGCGGGGAGACACAGATATGCCATTTATCCTCCATAGGCGACAGTTTCCAGTCAGGTTGGCATTTGCAATAACTATAAATAAATCACAAGGACAAAGTTTTGACCACGTGGGAATATTCATTGACCGACCAATCTTTGGACATGGTCAACTCTACGTTGCATTGTCACGATGCAGGTCGAAgaaaggtataaaaattcaactgaaaaaaaatgaaaatgcaatAAAGAACATTGTGTACAaggaaattattgaataaatactGCATAATGTATATTCATCAAGGCCACAAACGAACAAATAAACATGGATGAACTTAAAAGAGAAATGCACAGGAGGTGATAGGAGTTCGAGAGGCCGAGGGGTTGACCCCCTCTACTAACTCCACCGGGACCTCAtacgaagaaggaaaaaaaagtactgtatagaggagaaaagaagcgaaagtgaaagaaaaaggagaagagaaTACAAATGAAAGGAATACAGAA
This genomic window contains:
- the LOC124309695 gene encoding uncharacterized protein LOC124309695, which codes for MEKELCVFSQTIEDNRDRLELDRNRERVEAMNSESIIAEHRYNGDIEKGTFKTVEQLHMGEMNVKCKHCNAERFKYETGRVANNCCHGGKITLPPLTEYPDVLQRLREGNDEVSRHFRQHIRSYNDAFAFASFNCTVADMGNSGPYVMKIIGDVSYKMSTSLETANNNRPRYGQIYIYDVQTQLALRENDARRANLLEIIGRLIIDINPYAANFKTTYERFVKGESLVRLNFIALKEDDRRRYNAPTCGELAALIVSNDGAVSENIEVQVFPKQDRAVGYVPRYSHHIDPMTFPLLFPSGDLGWSYNMKHVGTNKKISPVQYYGHRLALRRGEAQNQLLRSGRLTQHYVIHAYLTIESQRLLFLRNNQKQLRVECYKGMTDHISNSEANTSDRTRLGIQMILPSSFSGSMRHMQQQYQDAMAITRKVGRPDLFITMTCNPKWPEICTVLKDFPTGTTVNDIPTIACRIFNMRLQQALKEIESGSVFGKIEGYVYTVEFQKRGLPHAHILFILNNNDKLLTPEAIDSFISAEIPDKRIHQQLYQFVTSHMLHGPHTSKIPCWNSVTKSCSKKFPKDLVENTDISGGGFPKYRRRKNTDINYYRNRVEGRNIQVDNSMVVPHNPYLLAKYDCHMNVEYCASIMAIKYVFKYIHKGHDRARVQITDSNSESDGQPIINEIQDYVDSRYVGPMEAAWRILELPMHGRSHAVTRLPVHLPGQQYATFEEGREVEAATNEKKWRTHLIA
- the LOC124309696 gene encoding ATP-dependent DNA helicase pif1-like: MTNVSPRDSERFHLKLILGHATNARSFIDLRTVNGKEWNTFREAAVDMGLTATNDEAFKIFDEAVSILMPKRLRHFFVWYLIGEMPSNAIDLWNTYKKALSEDFVDQHENRALCAIEHLLRAEARSCADSYLPIPEIIFENEADEITVENIETFAKKGNELVKQLNNDQKMIYTQIFDNIMDNKSTDRKQEKCFYIDGSGGTGKTFLYNALYYMLKSEKKNVACVAWTGIAAILLPYGTTAHKTFGLPLTLQKEGTIFTNATMKKKIQSIDVFIWDECSMIPKIALELIDRTLKDIMEDASPFGGKTIILGGDFRQVLPIVKRGGKQPIIEETIKYSTLWSIFEKLSLKKNMRAKEDAAKFSEWLLNIGNGEVELFVPEKEIQSNNLVDDLYPRNLPLDELTNRAILAPLNVEVNQLNTEILRRMDGNIFESKSIDYATLQGIDTADAALDEEATLRYPIEYLNGLTPSGLPPHNLQLKVGAIVMSLRNLSISDGLCNGTRLVVREIHSRI